The DNA sequence GGAGCGCGAAAAACTCTTCAAATGGGTCGGCCCTATCGGCCCGGACGACTGGATCATGCTCGCCAAGACGGACAGCAAGATCACCCTCGACTCGCTGGAGCAGGCGCGTAAATACCGGATTGGTGCCTACAAGGGCGACGCGATCGCCGAGACGCTGGCTAAGCAGGGGCTGAACCCGATTGTGGTATTGCGCGATCAGGATAACGCCAAGAAGCTGGTCAACGGCCAGATCGACCTGTGGGCCACCGGCGACCCCGCCGGGCGTTACCTGGCGCGTCAGGAAGGGGTGAACGATCTCAAGACCGTATTGCGTTTCAACAGTGCCGAGTTGTACCTGGCGTTGAACAAGGACGTGCCCGACGACGTGGTCGCCCGGCTTCAAGCGGCCCTGGATGAGCTGCGCAAGGAAGGCGCGGTTGACGCGATCATGGCGCGGTATCTCTGACTGCTGGAGCAAACCGGTGGGAGCGAGCTTGTACGCGAAAGCGGTGGGTCAGCTTGCAGAGAGGTTGAATGTGCCGTCGTCATCGCGAGCAAGCTCGCTCCCACAGTGGTTCTGCATCGGGCACAAGATTTTTGTTCACAGCAGATCCCCTGTGGGAGCGAGCTTGCTCGCGATGGCGGCGACGCGGTTACCGCTACCGATAAACCCCATTCTTCCCATGCCCGACCATCGCCTGATTACTGCGCAGGCTGATCATCGACTTGATGTCGATCCATTCGATGCCCTGGGCCTTGAGCCGGGGTAGCTCGCGTTCGAGCACTGCCAGGGTCTGTGGATAGGGATGGCCGATCATCACGGCCGAACCCTGCCGGCGGGCCAGGTCGATGGCGGTCTGGAGTTGATGGGCAATGGCGGCTTCGCTGCGTTCGTCGTCCAGGAACACATCCCGCGACACGCTGGCGAGACCGATTTTCTGCGCTTCGGCGGCGGCGACGGTCTGGGCGCTGGTGCGGCTGTCGACGAAAAACTTGTGGCGCTGCTGCAAGTTCGCCATCAACCACGCCATGGCCTCGGGTTGGGCGGTCATGCGGCTGCCCATGTGGTTGTTGATCCCGCTGGTGTAAGGCACGGCGGCGAAGGCGGCGTCGAGGCGTTTCCCCAGTTCTTCGATAGGCAGGTCCGGATGCCAGGCGAATGGCCCGGTGGCCGGGTCCATGGGCATGTGCAGCATGACCAGCTTGCCGGCGCGATGGGCTTCGCGGGCGAATTCGGCGGCGTGGGGCGTGTCGGGCATGATCGCGGCGGTGACCGGCCCGGGGAGGGCCAGTACCCGGCGATCCCGGGGCAGGTTTTGCCCCAGGTCGTCGATGATCAGGCTCAGGTAAGCCTTGTGCGGTGAAGGAGGCGGTGTGGCGGGCTCAGCAAAGGCGGCGCCCGCCAGGCAACACAACAGACCGAGGATGAAGCGCCGGCCCATCTCAGCGACCGGAGGTGATGTTCAGTCCTTTGAGCAGGCTCAGGGCCTGGGCCAACTGGTAATCGTCATCCTGCGGCATCGGCTTGGCCTTGGCGCCGGAGCCGGTCGGTTTGTCGGCACCGCCGTTGCCATTGCCCAGGTGACCTTGCAGGTCGGCTTCCTTGAAGTACTCGCTGTCCTGCTCGTTGGTGATCTTGGCCTTGCGCACCTCGATGTCCGGGACGATGCCCTGGGCCTGGATGGAGCGACCGTTGGGCGTGTAGTACAGCGCGGTGGTGATCTTCAGGGCGCGGTCGTTGTTCAGCGGCAATACGGTCTGCACCGAGCCCTTGCCGAAACTGGTGGTGCCCATGACCACGCCGCGCTTCTGATCCTGCAGGGCGCCGGCGACGATTTCCGAGGCCGAAGCGCTGCCGCCGTTGATCAGCACCACCAGGGGCACGGCTTCGCTCAGGTCGTTGCCGGTGGCCGAGAAGCGCAGTTCGGAGTTGGCGATACGACCCTTGGTGTAGACAATCAGACCCTTGGTGATGAAGTGGTCCACCACTTCCACCGCCGATTGCAGTACGCCGCCGGGGTTGTTACGCAAGTCCAGGACCAGGCCGTTGAGCTTCTTGCCGTTGTCCTTGCGCATCTTGGCCAGGGCCTTGGCGACTTCTTCGCCGGTCTTGACCTGGAACTGGGTGATGCGGATGTAACCGTAGCCCGATTCCAGCAGTTGGCTCTTCACGCTTTTGACCTGGATGACCGCACGGGTCAGGGTCACGTCGAACGGCGTGCCACCGTCGCGCACCAGGGTCAGGGTGATCTTCTGGCCGATCTTGCCGCGCATCTTGTCGACCGCTTCGGTCATGCTCTGGCCGCGCGTCGGCTGGCCATTGATCTTGACGATGAAGTCGCCGGCCTGGATGCCGGCCTTGGAGGCGGGCGTATCGTCGATGGGCGAGACCACTTTGACGAAACCGTCTTCGCTGCCGACCTCGATGCCCAGGCCGCCGAACTCGCCGCTGGTGCTTTCCTGCAGCTCGGCAAAGTCGTCCGGGCCCAGGTAGGCCGAATGCGGGTCAAGGTTGCTGAGCATGCCCTTGATGGCGTTCTCCAGCAGCATCTTGTCATCCACCGGTTCCACGTAGGCGGCCTTGATCCGGTCCATGACTTCGGCAAAGGTGCGCAGCTCGTCCAACGGCAGCGGGGCCTTGGTGGTAGCGGCCGTGGTGGCTGGCGCCGACGGGGCCGGGTCAGCGGCGAAAACCAGGGGCGCGCCGATCACAAGGGCGATCGTCAGGGCCAGCGAGGTGAGGCGGGACAAATGCAGCATGTCGAACGAACTCCTTAATTGGATGGGCGCGCTTATCCTTGCGCACGACACCATTGGGCCGGGTCACTGGGGCGACCCTGCTGACGAATAGCGAAATACAGTGCTGGCGTATCCTGCCCGCCACTGTTACCGACCGTGGAGATGGACTCGCCGGCCTTGACCACATCCCCCGCCGACTTGAGCAGCGTCTGGTTGTGGCCGTACAGGCTCAAATAACCATTGCCGTGATCCAGGATCACCAGCAGGCCGGCGCCGCGCAGCCAGTCGGCGAATACCACGCGCCCACCATGAACGGCATGCACCTGGCTGCCGGCGGAGGCACTGATCATCACGCCGTCCCACTTGGTGCGGGTGTCGTCGCCACGGGTTTCACCGAAGCGCGCAAGTAATCGACCATTAACCGGCCATGGAAGTTTGCCCCGGGCCGAACCAAAAGCGCCGCCGAAGGTTTCGCCATCACTGGAAACCAGTGCGCCGGGGCTGGATTTCACCGGCTTGCGCGGCGCATCGCCGGAGTCTGCTTCGGCCTGGGCTTCACGCAAACGCTTTTTTTCGGCTTCCTGCTGGGCGATCAGCGCTTTCTGGCGCGCTTCTTCTGCCTCTCGAGCCTGGCGGGCCAGGGTTTCCTCAATGGTTTTCAACACGTTTGCCAGCTCAGCCTGATCCTGCTCGCGGGCCTTGAGCTTGCTGTCGCGGGCTTTCACATCGTCGTTCAGCTTGGCCAGGGCCACCTGGCGCTCCTTGCGAACCTTATCGAGTTCATCGCGCTGGGTGTCGAGGCTGCTTTTCTGCACCAGCAACTGGGCTTGCTGCAATTCGATGTCTTTTTCGACATTGGCCAGTTGGCGCAGGGTTTCGTTGAAGCTCTTGAGTTGTTCCAGGCGGGCCTGGCTCAGGTAATCGTAATAGGTGAGGGTACGAGCGAATTTTTCGGGGTTCTGCTGGTTGAGCAGCAGCTTGAGATATTCCTGGCGGCCGTTCTGATAAGCGGCCCGGGCCTGGATGGCGATCAGCTTTTGCTGTTCAGCGCGCGCGCTCTGGAGTTTTTTTTTCTCTCCATCGAGTCGCTGCAGCTCGGATTCGCTTTTCTTCAGCTCTTTTTGCAGGGCGTCGACCTGTTTCTCCAGCTTGCCCATCTCGGTCTCGGTGCCGCGCAGGTCTTTCTGTACGCTGGATTTCTCTTCCTGCAACTTGCCCAGCAGTTTTTTCAGCTCGGCAATGTCCTGACGCGTGGCGTCCAACTGCTGTTGGGTTTGTGCGCGCTCGTCAGCAAAGGCTGGTTGGAGCAGGCAGGTCAGAGCAAGGGCTATCAGGACGCGAAGCATAGAGGCGGGCGACACCAGGGAAAGGGACGGCCTAGTATGCCCGCCCCACGCTGCAAAAAAAACGCCCATTTGGGGCTGTGTGATAACTGGCCTGAAAAACACCAAGAACCAATGTGGGAGCGGGC is a window from the Pseudomonas brassicacearum genome containing:
- a CDS encoding substrate-binding periplasmic protein — translated: MLKRLVLAFAGATLLLAGAARAADTSLVLLTENFPPYNMAKNGKNFAQDENINGIAVDIVREIFKRADISYSLTLRFPWERIYKLALENPGYGVFVMARLPEREKLFKWVGPIGPDDWIMLAKTDSKITLDSLEQARKYRIGAYKGDAIAETLAKQGLNPIVVLRDQDNAKKLVNGQIDLWATGDPAGRYLARQEGVNDLKTVLRFNSAELYLALNKDVPDDVVARLQAALDELRKEGAVDAIMARYL
- a CDS encoding murein hydrolase activator EnvC family protein; translation: MLRVLIALALTCLLQPAFADERAQTQQQLDATRQDIAELKKLLGKLQEEKSSVQKDLRGTETEMGKLEKQVDALQKELKKSESELQRLDGEKKKLQSARAEQQKLIAIQARAAYQNGRQEYLKLLLNQQNPEKFARTLTYYDYLSQARLEQLKSFNETLRQLANVEKDIELQQAQLLVQKSSLDTQRDELDKVRKERQVALAKLNDDVKARDSKLKAREQDQAELANVLKTIEETLARQAREAEEARQKALIAQQEAEKKRLREAQAEADSGDAPRKPVKSSPGALVSSDGETFGGAFGSARGKLPWPVNGRLLARFGETRGDDTRTKWDGVMISASAGSQVHAVHGGRVVFADWLRGAGLLVILDHGNGYLSLYGHNQTLLKSAGDVVKAGESISTVGNSGGQDTPALYFAIRQQGRPSDPAQWCRAQG
- a CDS encoding S41 family peptidase, producing the protein MLHLSRLTSLALTIALVIGAPLVFAADPAPSAPATTAATTKAPLPLDELRTFAEVMDRIKAAYVEPVDDKMLLENAIKGMLSNLDPHSAYLGPDDFAELQESTSGEFGGLGIEVGSEDGFVKVVSPIDDTPASKAGIQAGDFIVKINGQPTRGQSMTEAVDKMRGKIGQKITLTLVRDGGTPFDVTLTRAVIQVKSVKSQLLESGYGYIRITQFQVKTGEEVAKALAKMRKDNGKKLNGLVLDLRNNPGGVLQSAVEVVDHFITKGLIVYTKGRIANSELRFSATGNDLSEAVPLVVLINGGSASASEIVAGALQDQKRGVVMGTTSFGKGSVQTVLPLNNDRALKITTALYYTPNGRSIQAQGIVPDIEVRKAKITNEQDSEYFKEADLQGHLGNGNGGADKPTGSGAKAKPMPQDDDYQLAQALSLLKGLNITSGR
- a CDS encoding divergent polysaccharide deacetylase family protein, with amino-acid sequence MGRRFILGLLCCLAGAAFAEPATPPPSPHKAYLSLIIDDLGQNLPRDRRVLALPGPVTAAIMPDTPHAAEFAREAHRAGKLVMLHMPMDPATGPFAWHPDLPIEELGKRLDAAFAAVPYTSGINNHMGSRMTAQPEAMAWLMANLQQRHKFFVDSRTSAQTVAAAEAQKIGLASVSRDVFLDDERSEAAIAHQLQTAIDLARRQGSAVMIGHPYPQTLAVLERELPRLKAQGIEWIDIKSMISLRSNQAMVGHGKNGVYR